The proteins below are encoded in one region of Telopea speciosissima isolate NSW1024214 ecotype Mountain lineage chromosome 10, Tspe_v1, whole genome shotgun sequence:
- the LOC122642897 gene encoding SURP and G-patch domain-containing protein 1-like protein — translation MKKGVASSLFVNDGSFMERFKQLQQEKEKEAGLEESKSSINTSGTMRANPSIYKTGMDSKAPETRKAVPAASGGKLAFSLKQKSKLAAAPVKLGADEDEDEGDAENGSVDGPPKRQKLDQPNASVPLPCKGDVAPPSPSDPGVKKVADKLASFVAKNGRQFEHITRQRNPGDTPFKFLYDVTCPDYKYYEYRLVEEEKALPQNVDSEASHNASASSSSRGSSGSQRPPQQHSNYQIPASALYEANDETSSSVSSTQAASMGRTNSQGESSAPPAADPIAIMEFYVKKAAQEERRRQPKQSKDEMPPPASLQAPVKKGHHMGDYIPPEELEKFLSSCNDAACQKATREAAEKAKIQADNVGHRLLSKMGWKEGEGLGSSRSGRADPVMAGNVKKDNLGVGASQPGEVTPEDDIYEQYKKRMMLGYRYRPNPLNNPRKAYY, via the exons ATGAAGAAAGGAGTAGCTTCTAGCCTCTTTGTTAATGATGGTTCATTCATGGAAAGGTTTAAACAACTtcaacaagagaaagaaaaggaagctgGATTGGAGGAGTCTAAGTCAAGCATAAATACATCTGGGACTATGAGGGCCAATCCTTCCATTTATAAAACAGGCATGGATTCAAAAGCACCTGAGACACGCAAGGCTGTCCCTGCTGCTTCAGGTGGCAAACTTGCATTCAGCTTGAAACAGAAATCTAAACTTGCGGCAGCCCCTGTTAAGTTGGGTgctgatgaggatgaagatgaaGGGGATGCAGAAAATGGGTCAGTAGATGGACCGCCAAAGCGGCAGAAGTTGGATCAACCTAATGCATCTGTTCCATTGCCATGTAAAGGGGATGTTG CACCACCTTCCCCAAGCGATCCTGGAGTGAAGAAAGTTGCAGACAAATTAGCAAGTTTTGTAGCCAAAAATGGAAGGCAGTTTGAGCACATTACTCGTCAAAGAAATCCTGGAGATACACCTTTTAA GTTTCTATATGATGTTACTTGTCCGGATTACAAATACTATGAGTATCGACTTGTTGAGGAGGAGAAGGCTCTTCCACAGAATGTAGATTCTGAAGCATCACACAATG CCAGTGCAAGCTCTTCTTCAAGAGGATCAAGTGGTTCTCAGAGGCCTCCTCAGCAACATTCTAATTATCAAATACCAGCCTCAGCATTATATGAAGCCAATGATGAAACAAGCTCTTCAGTATCATCAACTCAGGCAGCTTCAATGGGGAGAACCAACTCCCAAG GTGAATCCAGTGCACCACCAGCTGCAGATCCTATTGCAATTATGGAATTCTATGTGAAGAAGGCTGCACAAGAGGAGCGAAGGAGACAGCCTAAACAGTCAAAAGATGAGATGCCACCTCCTGCTTCCCTTCAAG CTCCTGTCAAAAAGGGACATCACATGGGAGATTATATACCACCAGAAGAGCTTGAGAAGTTCTTGAGTAGCTGCAACGATGCTGCTTGTCAGAAGGCTACTAGAGAGGCTGCGGAAAAGGCTAAAATTCAAGCTGACAATGTTGGGCATAGACTTCTATCCAAAATGGGCTGGAAAGAAG GTGAGGGTTTAGGGAGCTCTAGAAGTGGTCGTGCAGATCCTGTCATGGCTGGAAATGTAAAGAAGGACAATTTAGGAGTTGGAGCTTCGCAGCCTGGTGAGGTCACCCCTGAGGATGATATTTATGAGCAGTACAAGAAACGGATGATGCTTGGATACCGTTACAGACCCAACCCTCTG AACAATCCCCGGAAAGCATACTACTAG